In Lepus europaeus isolate LE1 chromosome 22, mLepTim1.pri, whole genome shotgun sequence, the following are encoded in one genomic region:
- the LOC133751569 gene encoding S-phase kinase-associated protein 1-like — protein MPSIKLQSSDGEIFEVDVEIAKQSVTIKTMLEDLGMDDEGDDDLVLLPNVNAAILKKVIQWCTHHKDDPPPPEDDENKEKRTDDIPVWDQEFLKVDQGTLFELILAANYLDIKGLLDVMCKTAANMIKGKTPEEIRKTFNIKNDFTEEAAAQVRKEHQWCEEK, from the coding sequence ATGCCTTCAATAAAGTTGCAGAGTTCTGATGGAGAGATTTTTGAAGTTGATGTAGAAATTGCCAAACAGTCTGTGACTATCAAGACCATGTTGGAAGATTTGGGAATGGATGATGAAGGAGATGATGACCTGGTTCTTCTACCAAATGTTAATGCAGCAATATTAAAAAAGGTCATTCAGTGGTGCACCCATCACAAGGATGACCCTCCTCCTCCTGAAGACGATGAGAACAAAGAAAAGCGAACAGATGATATCCCTGTTTGGGACCAGGAATTCCTGAAAGTTGACCAAGGAACACTTTTTGAGCTTATTCTGGCTGCAAATTACTTAGACATCAAAGGTTTGCTGGACGTTATGTGTAAGACTGCTGCCAATATGATCAAGGGGAAGACTCCTGAGGAGATTCGCAAGACCTTCAACATTAAGAATGACTTTACTGAAGAAGCAGCAGCCCAGGTACGCAAAGAGCACCAGTGGTGTGAAGAGAAGTGA